A single Thiohalobacter thiocyanaticus DNA region contains:
- a CDS encoding D-amino acid aminotransferase: MPTVFLNGEFLPHDQARVSVMDRGFLFGDGVYEVIPAYGGHLFRLQPHLQRLDNSLQAVRIPNPYTEPQWQGILEELVGENAGTDQSVYLQVTRGVMERRDHAFPADLKPTVFAMSNPIPEPDPALAEHGITAISLDDIRWQSCHIKAITLLPNVLLRQQAVEAGAAEAILLRDGEATEGAASNLFIVRDGLLITPPKGPLLLPGITRDLVIELAARHGIPYREGAISEAELRGADEVWLTSSTKEIMPVTTLDGVPVGDGRPGPLYRQMHGIYREYKQAVREGRAG, translated from the coding sequence ATGCCCACCGTCTTCCTCAACGGCGAATTCCTCCCCCACGACCAGGCCCGCGTCTCCGTCATGGACCGCGGCTTTCTGTTCGGCGACGGCGTCTACGAAGTCATCCCGGCCTATGGCGGGCACCTGTTCCGGTTGCAGCCGCACCTGCAGCGCCTGGACAACAGTCTGCAGGCAGTACGCATCCCCAACCCCTACACCGAGCCGCAGTGGCAGGGCATCCTGGAGGAGCTGGTAGGAGAAAACGCGGGAACAGACCAGTCCGTGTACCTGCAGGTCACACGCGGCGTGATGGAGCGGCGGGATCATGCCTTCCCGGCGGATCTCAAGCCGACCGTGTTCGCCATGAGCAACCCGATCCCTGAACCGGATCCGGCACTGGCCGAACACGGGATCACCGCGATCAGCCTGGACGACATCCGCTGGCAGTCCTGCCACATCAAGGCCATCACCCTGTTGCCCAACGTGCTGCTGCGCCAGCAGGCGGTGGAGGCCGGTGCGGCCGAGGCCATTCTGCTCCGTGACGGCGAGGCCACCGAGGGCGCGGCCAGCAATCTGTTCATCGTCCGCGACGGGCTGTTGATCACGCCGCCCAAGGGCCCGCTGCTGCTGCCCGGCATCACCCGCGACCTGGTCATCGAACTGGCCGCCCGCCACGGCATACCCTACCGTGAGGGCGCCATCAGCGAGGCAGAGCTGCGCGGCGCCGACGAGGTCTGGCTGACCAGTTCGACCAAGGAGATCATGCCGGTCACCACATTGGACGGCGTGCCGGTCGGCGACGGCCGCCCCGGCCCGCTGTACCGGCAGATGCACGGGATCTACCGGGAATACAAGCAGGCGGTGCGGGAAGGCCGGGCCGGCTGA
- a CDS encoding efflux RND transporter permease subunit: MLNHIVALSLRQRWLVLIVVTALAALGIRNYQQLPIDAVPDITNVQVQINTEAPGYTPLETEQRITFVVETAMAGLPQLDYTRSLSRYGLSQVTVVFEEGTDIYWARQLIGERLAEVKSKLPVGLEPAMGPIATGLGEILMYTIANQPGYDHTPMDLRTYQDWIVRPQLRLTKGVVEVNTIGGYTKQFHVLPDPDRLLAHDLTLQDVMAALARNNRNAGAGYIERHGAQYLIRSPGLLTDMEDIRGITVAKRQGVPIHLEALAEVRLGQPLRTGAATGDGEEIVLGTAFMLKGENSREVAQAAAARLDQIRPSLPEGVELNTVYNRTELVDKTIATVRKNLAEGALLVIAVLFLLLGNWRAALVTAAVIPLAMLMTITGMVESGVSGNLMSLGALDFGLIVDGAVIIVENCLAHLSAYQRMHGSLPGLKERLRVVREATVEVIRPSVFGVTIILIVYVPIFALGGVEGKMFHPMALTVVMALSAALILSLTFVPAAVALFVRGRIAEGENRLMRGLGRVYVPVLDLALRHRLPVVVAAVALVLLAGLQFTRMGAEFVPQLDEGDIATHALRVTGTGLQQSIGMQQEVEARVRRFAEVERVFSKIGTPEVATDPMPPNVADTFIILKPRAQWPDPRRPKADLVAEMERVLSELPGNKYEFTQPIEMRFNELISGVRADLAVKVYGDDLDTLVELAHRIEGVVAGVPGAADVRTEQVTGLPVLTVTPDRERLAYYGMDVADVQDTLRIAMGGGTAGQIFEGDRRFDLVVRLPEALRTDPNTLERLPVRLPAERDPEVVGDADVTGVAAAAPEAVPLGELATIEYVTGPNQISRENAKRRVFVTANVRGRDLGSFVEDVQAAVRDQVALPSGYWLDYGGTFEQLISATQRLSLVVPATLLIIFGLLFMAFNSARDAALVFSGVPLALTGGVAALALRDLPLSISAAVGFIALSGVAVLNGVVMLAFIRDLRRQGVALEQAIRDGARRRLRPVLMTALVASLGFVPMALNVGIGAEVQRPLATVVVGGIISSTLLTLVVLPALYRLAYRRAA, encoded by the coding sequence ATGCTGAATCATATCGTTGCGCTTTCCCTACGCCAGCGCTGGCTGGTCCTGATCGTGGTCACGGCGCTGGCCGCGCTCGGGATCCGCAACTATCAGCAACTGCCCATCGACGCGGTGCCGGACATCACCAACGTCCAGGTGCAGATCAACACCGAGGCGCCGGGTTACACCCCGCTGGAGACCGAGCAGCGCATCACCTTCGTGGTGGAGACCGCCATGGCCGGGCTGCCGCAGCTCGACTATACCCGTTCGCTGTCGCGCTACGGCCTGTCGCAGGTCACGGTGGTGTTCGAGGAGGGCACCGACATCTACTGGGCGCGCCAGCTCATCGGCGAGCGCCTGGCCGAGGTCAAGTCCAAGCTGCCGGTCGGGCTGGAACCGGCCATGGGACCCATCGCCACCGGCCTGGGCGAGATCCTGATGTACACCATCGCCAATCAGCCGGGTTACGACCATACACCCATGGATCTGCGCACCTACCAGGACTGGATCGTGCGCCCGCAGTTGCGGCTGACAAAGGGCGTGGTCGAGGTCAACACCATCGGCGGCTATACCAAGCAGTTCCATGTGCTGCCCGACCCGGACCGGTTGCTGGCCCATGATCTGACCCTGCAGGATGTCATGGCCGCCCTGGCGCGCAACAACCGCAATGCCGGCGCCGGCTACATCGAGCGTCACGGCGCGCAGTACCTGATCCGCTCCCCCGGCCTGCTCACCGACATGGAGGATATCCGCGGCATCACCGTGGCCAAGCGCCAGGGCGTGCCGATTCATCTGGAAGCGCTCGCCGAGGTCCGGCTGGGCCAGCCGCTGCGCACCGGCGCGGCCACCGGCGACGGCGAGGAGATCGTGCTGGGGACGGCCTTCATGCTCAAGGGCGAGAACAGCCGCGAGGTGGCGCAGGCGGCGGCCGCGCGGCTGGACCAGATCCGGCCCTCCCTGCCCGAAGGCGTCGAACTCAATACGGTCTACAACCGCACCGAGCTGGTGGACAAGACCATCGCCACGGTCCGCAAGAACCTGGCCGAGGGCGCGCTGCTGGTGATCGCGGTGCTGTTCCTGCTGCTGGGCAACTGGCGCGCAGCCCTGGTCACGGCGGCGGTCATCCCGCTGGCCATGCTGATGACCATCACCGGCATGGTGGAGTCCGGGGTCTCAGGCAACCTGATGAGCCTGGGCGCGCTGGACTTCGGCCTGATCGTGGACGGCGCGGTGATCATCGTGGAGAACTGCCTGGCCCACCTGTCGGCCTACCAGCGCATGCACGGCAGCCTGCCGGGGCTGAAGGAACGCCTGCGCGTCGTGCGCGAGGCGACGGTGGAGGTGATCCGGCCCAGCGTGTTCGGGGTGACCATCATTCTCATCGTGTATGTCCCGATCTTCGCCCTCGGCGGGGTGGAGGGCAAGATGTTCCACCCCATGGCGCTGACCGTGGTCATGGCCCTGAGTGCGGCCCTGATCCTGTCGCTGACCTTCGTGCCGGCCGCCGTGGCGCTGTTTGTGCGCGGGCGCATTGCCGAGGGCGAGAACCGCCTGATGCGCGGCCTGGGTCGCGTCTACGTCCCGGTGCTGGACCTGGCCCTGCGTCACCGCCTGCCGGTGGTGGTGGCCGCCGTCGCCCTGGTGCTGCTGGCCGGGCTGCAGTTCACCCGCATGGGGGCGGAGTTCGTGCCGCAGCTGGACGAGGGCGACATCGCCACCCACGCCCTGCGCGTGACCGGCACCGGCCTGCAGCAGTCCATCGGCATGCAGCAGGAGGTGGAGGCGCGGGTGAGGCGTTTCGCGGAGGTCGAGCGGGTGTTCTCCAAGATCGGCACGCCGGAGGTGGCCACCGACCCCATGCCCCCGAATGTTGCCGACACCTTCATCATCCTGAAGCCGCGCGCGCAGTGGCCGGACCCGCGTCGCCCCAAGGCCGACCTGGTGGCCGAGATGGAACGGGTGCTGAGCGAGCTGCCGGGCAACAAGTACGAATTCACCCAGCCCATCGAGATGCGCTTCAACGAGCTCATCTCGGGCGTGCGCGCCGACCTGGCGGTGAAGGTCTACGGCGACGACCTGGACACCCTGGTCGAGTTGGCGCACCGCATCGAGGGGGTGGTGGCCGGCGTGCCCGGCGCGGCCGATGTGCGCACCGAGCAGGTCACCGGCCTGCCGGTGCTGACCGTCACTCCGGACCGCGAACGCCTGGCCTATTACGGGATGGACGTGGCCGACGTGCAGGACACCCTGCGCATCGCCATGGGCGGCGGCACCGCCGGGCAGATCTTCGAGGGCGACCGGCGCTTCGACCTGGTGGTGCGGCTGCCGGAGGCCCTGCGCACCGACCCCAACACCCTGGAACGGCTGCCGGTGCGCCTGCCCGCGGAGCGCGATCCGGAGGTGGTCGGTGATGCCGATGTCACCGGGGTCGCCGCCGCCGCGCCCGAGGCCGTACCGCTGGGCGAACTGGCGACGATCGAATACGTCACCGGCCCCAACCAGATCAGCCGCGAGAACGCCAAGCGGCGGGTGTTCGTCACCGCCAATGTGCGCGGCCGCGACCTGGGCAGTTTCGTCGAGGACGTGCAGGCGGCGGTGCGGGATCAGGTGGCGCTGCCGTCCGGCTACTGGCTGGATTACGGCGGTACCTTCGAGCAGCTGATTTCGGCCACGCAGCGCCTGTCACTGGTGGTGCCGGCGACCCTGCTGATCATCTTCGGGCTGCTGTTCATGGCCTTCAACTCGGCCCGGGACGCGGCCCTGGTGTTCAGCGGGGTGCCGCTGGCGCTGACCGGCGGCGTGGCCGCGCTGGCCCTGCGCGACCTGCCGCTGTCGATCTCCGCCGCGGTCGGCTTCATCGCCCTGTCCGGCGTGGCCGTGCTCAACGGCGTGGTGATGCTGGCCTTCATCCGCGACCTGCGCCGCCAGGGCGTGGCGCTGGAACAGGCGATCCGCGACGGCGCCCGGCGCCGGCTGCGGCCGGTGCTGATGACCGCGCTGGTGGCGAGCCTGGGCTTCGTGCCCATGGCGCTCAATGTCGGTATCGGCGCCGAGGTGCAGCGGCCCCTGGCCACGGTGGTGGTCGGCGGCATCATCTCCTCGACCCTGCTGACCCTGGTGGTGCTGCCGGCGCTGTACCGGCTGGCCTATCGCCGGGCGGCGTGA
- a CDS encoding efflux RND transporter periplasmic adaptor subunit, with the protein MRNLILIIAIVALTATAAVWLTRHEPAHAAGEADHGHGHTEGGEGHAAEPETGPHGGRLLHAGDTRLELSVFEQGVPPRFHVYARHAGKPVAPEDMQVEVWLTRLGGEIEYYSFMPQDDYLRSRESVGEPHSFDVEVNAVIAGEQHHWQYSSHEGRTRIPAELAQEMGIVTETAGPQTLAERLAVTGRVRTDPDRLARVRPRYAGQLESIEVGLGAAVEEGQVLARIRSHESLQTYAVRAPIAGVVLRRDAQPGENTGETPLFVIADVSQVWVELDLFGRALGRVRPGQPVRVETLDGANADGVIDWVSPLAAHASQSVVARVVLPNPQGRFRPGQFVRGAVTVDETEAALAVRESALQRFREFDVVYARVGETYEVRMLELGRRGGGWVEVLDGLAPGTAYVTGNSYLVKADIEKSGAAHAH; encoded by the coding sequence ATGCGAAACCTGATTCTGATCATTGCCATTGTGGCGCTGACGGCCACCGCCGCCGTCTGGCTGACCCGGCACGAGCCGGCGCATGCCGCCGGCGAGGCCGATCATGGGCACGGCCATACCGAGGGGGGCGAGGGGCACGCTGCCGAGCCCGAAACCGGCCCGCACGGCGGCCGGCTGCTGCACGCCGGCGACACCCGGCTCGAACTGAGTGTGTTCGAACAGGGCGTGCCGCCGCGGTTTCACGTGTATGCCCGGCATGCGGGAAAACCCGTGGCCCCGGAGGACATGCAGGTCGAGGTATGGCTCACCCGGCTGGGGGGAGAGATCGAGTATTACAGTTTCATGCCGCAGGATGATTACCTGCGCAGTCGCGAGAGCGTCGGCGAGCCGCATTCCTTCGACGTGGAGGTGAATGCCGTCATTGCCGGTGAACAGCATCACTGGCAGTACTCCAGCCATGAGGGCCGTACCCGCATCCCCGCCGAACTGGCGCAGGAGATGGGCATCGTCACGGAGACGGCCGGCCCGCAGACCCTCGCCGAACGGCTGGCCGTCACCGGCCGGGTGCGCACCGACCCCGACCGCCTGGCGCGGGTGCGGCCGCGCTATGCCGGTCAGCTGGAGTCGATCGAGGTCGGGCTGGGTGCAGCGGTGGAGGAGGGCCAGGTGCTGGCCCGCATCCGCAGCCATGAAAGCCTGCAGACCTACGCAGTGCGGGCGCCGATCGCCGGGGTCGTGCTCCGGCGCGATGCCCAGCCGGGGGAGAACACCGGCGAGACGCCGCTGTTCGTCATCGCCGATGTGTCGCAGGTGTGGGTCGAGCTGGATCTGTTCGGCCGCGCGCTCGGCCGGGTCCGGCCGGGGCAGCCGGTGCGGGTCGAGACCCTGGACGGCGCCAACGCCGACGGGGTGATCGACTGGGTATCGCCGCTGGCCGCCCACGCCAGCCAGAGCGTGGTCGCCCGGGTGGTGCTGCCCAATCCGCAGGGCCGTTTCCGCCCGGGCCAGTTCGTGCGCGGCGCGGTCACCGTCGATGAGACCGAGGCGGCGCTGGCGGTGCGGGAATCGGCGCTGCAGCGCTTCCGTGAGTTCGACGTCGTCTATGCCCGCGTCGGCGAGACCTACGAGGTGCGCATGCTCGAACTGGGCCGGCGCGGCGGCGGCTGGGTCGAGGTGCTCGACGGGCTGGCGCCGGGCACGGCGTACGTGACCGGCAACAGTTACCTGGTCAAGGCGGACATCGAGAAGTCCGGCGCGGCGCACGCCCACTAG
- a CDS encoding TolC family protein, translating to MKNAIVAPLLGACLLVAMTPVAATQADAGLRLEQVVGRVLARNPQLQQFDTEARAAGARVRQAGQGTPYRLGLELENILGTGPFEGMDTPEATLSLSRVLETGGKPGHRAELARSRLGQLRTEQDARRLDVLAAAARQFVRVVGLQQQVGLARDELELVRANRESVRRRVEAGRSPDADLARADIAVDRTELALAQAHSELDSARLGLAVHWAATTPDFNRAEADLFRLPGVEPFDHYAAQLERNPDLARFATRARLAEARQRLAAARATPDVELGGGLRYLGEGDEAALLFSARIPLGSRSRAEPYRAEADNLALLTPWQREQQRLELHAALYAIHRQLRQARERTLRLRGEIIPAAERVLDDYSRGYARGRYSLLDLTQARRTLLELRREALAAATDYHLSRVELDRLIGVGPDAGVQP from the coding sequence ATGAAAAATGCCATTGTTGCGCCACTGCTGGGCGCCTGCCTGCTGGTCGCCATGACGCCGGTCGCGGCGACACAGGCCGATGCCGGGTTGCGGCTGGAGCAGGTGGTCGGCCGGGTGCTGGCCCGCAACCCGCAGCTGCAGCAGTTCGACACCGAGGCGCGCGCCGCCGGCGCCCGGGTCCGCCAGGCCGGGCAGGGCACGCCCTACCGACTGGGCCTGGAACTGGAGAACATCCTGGGCACCGGCCCCTTCGAGGGGATGGACACGCCGGAGGCCACCCTGAGCCTGTCGCGGGTGCTGGAGACAGGCGGCAAGCCCGGTCATCGGGCCGAGCTGGCACGCTCCCGGCTCGGGCAGCTGCGCACCGAGCAGGATGCCCGCCGTCTGGACGTGCTGGCTGCGGCGGCGCGGCAGTTCGTCCGCGTGGTCGGGCTGCAGCAGCAGGTCGGGCTGGCGCGGGACGAACTGGAGCTGGTGCGCGCCAACCGGGAATCGGTGCGTCGTCGGGTAGAGGCCGGGCGCAGTCCCGACGCCGACCTGGCGCGGGCCGACATCGCCGTGGATCGCACCGAACTGGCGTTGGCGCAGGCGCACAGCGAGCTGGACAGCGCCCGGCTCGGGCTGGCCGTTCACTGGGCGGCCACCACGCCGGATTTCAACCGCGCCGAGGCCGATCTGTTCCGGCTGCCCGGGGTCGAGCCCTTCGACCACTATGCCGCGCAGCTGGAGCGCAACCCCGACCTGGCCCGCTTCGCCACCCGGGCGCGGCTGGCCGAGGCCCGCCAGCGGCTGGCCGCGGCGCGGGCGACCCCCGACGTCGAGCTCGGCGGCGGGCTGCGCTACCTGGGCGAGGGCGATGAGGCGGCACTGCTGTTCTCGGCCCGCATCCCGCTGGGCAGCCGTTCGCGCGCCGAGCCCTACCGGGCCGAGGCCGACAACCTGGCCCTGCTCACACCCTGGCAGCGGGAGCAGCAGCGGCTGGAACTGCATGCCGCCCTCTATGCCATCCACCGGCAACTGCGGCAGGCGCGGGAGCGGACCCTGCGGCTGCGCGGCGAGATCATCCCCGCCGCCGAGCGGGTACTGGATGACTACAGCCGCGGCTATGCCCGGGGGCGCTACTCGCTGCTGGATCTGACCCAGGCCCGCCGCACCCTGCTGGAACTGCGGCGCGAGGCGCTCGCCGCCGCGACCGACTATCACCTGTCACGCGTTGAGCTCGACCGTCTGATCGGCGTCGGGCCTGACGCTGGAGTACAACCCTGA
- a CDS encoding YbeD family protein: MDSDDETLLEFPCDFPIKAMGAWTEEFEGLVVSLVRRHVPDLGEGAVRTQASAKGNYLSVTVTVRATSKDQLDAIYRELTAADEIVMVL, encoded by the coding sequence ATGGATTCCGACGACGAAACCCTGCTGGAATTCCCCTGCGATTTCCCCATCAAGGCCATGGGCGCCTGGACCGAGGAGTTCGAGGGTCTGGTGGTCAGCCTGGTGCGGCGCCACGTGCCGGACCTCGGCGAGGGCGCGGTGCGCACCCAGGCCTCGGCCAAGGGCAACTACCTTTCCGTAACCGTCACGGTGCGCGCCACCAGCAAGGACCAGCTCGATGCCATCTATCGCGAACTGACCGCGGCCGATGAAATCGTGATGGTCTTATGA